Proteins found in one Thermodesulfatator atlanticus DSM 21156 genomic segment:
- a CDS encoding adenine nucleotide alpha hydrolase family protein, with the protein MALASSLWRRLWDSFVVSTFAEAGELEEAQKMARRWGLAPSTQVSPFSRTMAAVAFAEAGEFEEAQQWLDIKETSDVKIRSRALENILENSIEAAAAAAFAEGGEPYHAVKIVARLRGKKVLAVCEGANFSERLMTQAFDLAEKMQTELYVLNIFVQTTHAKDTEHRRKWREKFQKRAAQGLSPWKERYPNVKVTQVVEFGEPEKVLKNFLSQHRGVKYILTLKEVFAEEKLAHHHSLAHFIRH; encoded by the coding sequence ATGGCTTTAGCTAGTAGTTTATGGCGACGTTTATGGGATAGTTTTGTAGTGTCAACCTTTGCAGAAGCGGGCGAATTAGAAGAAGCCCAAAAGATGGCCCGCCGCTGGGGACTGGCTCCCTCCACTCAAGTTTCTCCTTTTTCGCGCACCATGGCAGCAGTTGCCTTTGCAGAGGCAGGAGAGTTTGAGGAAGCCCAACAGTGGCTTGATATTAAAGAAACCAGTGATGTTAAGATCCGCTCTAGGGCGTTGGAAAACATTTTGGAAAATTCTATCGAGGCCGCAGCAGCAGCAGCTTTTGCTGAAGGAGGCGAGCCATACCATGCGGTAAAAATTGTAGCGCGCTTGAGAGGTAAAAAAGTTCTTGCGGTGTGTGAGGGGGCAAATTTTTCCGAAAGACTTATGACTCAGGCGTTTGATTTAGCAGAAAAAATGCAAACTGAATTGTATGTTTTAAATATTTTTGTACAGACAACTCATGCTAAAGATACAGAACACCGGAGAAAATGGAGAGAAAAATTTCAAAAAAGAGCTGCTCAGGGATTATCCCCCTGGAAAGAACGTTATCCCAACGTGAAAGTCACCCAGGTGGTTGAATTTGGAGAGCCTGAAAAGGTATTGAAAAATTTCCTTTCCCAGCATCGAGGCGTTAAGTATATCCTTACTTTAAAAGAAGTTTTTGCAGAAGAAAAGTTAGCTCATCATCATTCATTAGCACACTTTATCAGACACTAA